The genome window TAAATTTTCACCATATTAATTTATATTCAGACCCCACAACACAGGAAGAAACTCTTATTGTATTAAGTGATGTTGCCAAAATGAAACTTCGTTTATGAAAAAAATTTTGATAAAAGAGCTCTTTTACTATTCTAAAGCGTTAATGATATGTACGATTTAAAAGCGACAATTGCTAATTACAATCCTACAGTGGAGAAATTAAAATCTAAATTTCGCTACTGGCATATAGAAGCTTTATTAAACCAAGCAGCAGATCTAGTTGAAAAGTGTATTCAAGAATTAAAAGAATATAATGCTCTTAATTACGCATTCAATCAACTGCTTATCGAAATAGAAGTAGAAGAAAAAGCCCTTGAGCTTGACAGGGTTCGTTTGGAAGATGGTTACTTTAATCGGGAAGAAAGACTTGCTGATATGAAATTAACTTTCTTTGATAAGTCTATAAAAGATTTTGATATGTCTCTTGCCGAGGCACAAAAGCTTCATAATTATCAGACTAATGAGGGTCAGGGTGCTGCCGGTTGGACACGAGCTGGTCAAAATTTGAATGAGAAGGAAATTGAGTATTATTCAAGGGTTGTTGAAGAAGATTTAATCATGTTACAACGAAAATGGGCTAGGCATGAAGTCGATTATAATATTCAATCCTTCCGAGATCGTTATGATGCCCTAGAAAAGAAAAAGAGTTTTGTAGCCGAGGGTATGCCGTTTGCTATAGACAGACAGAGAGATGAGGTTGCAAAAAGAGTGTCTAGAAATTACGTAGATGCATTAGATCGTTCTAAGGTCACTGAACAAGGTTTAGAAATAATATACGGTTATAACGAAAAAATTCCTACAGATAATTTTGATAATAAACCTACTGATCAACTTGTCACATCTCTGGCGATCTGGATTCGTAACGCAATTGAATTTATTGTAGCTTATCAACAAAGGGAGCAAGGGTTCACACGAGTTGTTTCGGTTCGCTCATTGCTAAGCAACCAAGAATGGATAGATCTTGAAAAACATGATGTTCTTTTGCGTATTCCTACATACTATTTTGAAAACCATGACAATGTAAGAATACGTGGTATAGGAGCGTCGATTGTCGGTAATGCAGGTAAGATTCCTTGGACCATTAAAATTAAAGTTCCAAACAGTGCGCTTTACACCAGAGAATTAAACGAGATTAGAGTCGATCAATCAGATCTACCAATGTGTTTGTTAGGTCGTGTAGAGAATCGATCATCTCCCAATCCAATTGAGATATGTGGTATGACTTCGTTAATAAACTCAAGCCCTATAGGAATAGATCCAATGGAACATGTAGATAATAAAAGTAAGTGGTTAATAAAAATTAATGACTCTGCTAATCACAATGAGAAATTTAGTGATATTGACGACATACTTTTAGAACTTATTTTGGTGGGCATACCTAAAAATTAAATTTATTTCATCATGAATAAAGGTCTTCGTGCTACAATCGGTACACATGATATAAGTGGGGGATTTGTAAATTTGTCAAACCCTCATAATAATATTGGTACAGGGGTTGCTGATGCAATTGAAATAATAAAAGAATATAATTCAATGCTAAGAGATATTTCAGAAGTTGGTCGCTTGGTAGAATTGACTAATTTGAAAAATTATTTGGAGCAACGTTTGCCAAGCGGACAGGAAGCGCAACTGTACGTCAGTGATTTCCAAGTTGGTAAGGGTTTTAATGAAGTTAGAGTAATAGCGGTCAATCAGTATAGTATCGTAAATGATGATAAAGTTACATTACAACGTCCAATGATAATTAAATTAATTGGTAAAGCTGATAATTTTTCAACGCATCAAAGTATTCGTGCCCGACCTACTAGCATTTCTATGAGTAATGAAGTGAACTCTTTTAATTCACCTCAACAACAAAAAACTAATAGTCGAGAAGATGGAATAAGAATTGAGCCAAGGCGCATTGATCATATGGGTAAGGCAGAGCGAGATTTTTATGAGCATCCTGATCGCCGAATAGCATGAGTTAAGATCAGGATGGCAATGACTTGATACATAAATCACTAAATATGAAGATTAAACTATGTGTAAATAATAGGGGGAGCTACCTAATATACATTAGTTGTAAAGGTCATCTTCAATGTAATACAGATTAACACAGTAAGGATGGAAACACTGGTTGAAATACCCGTTCGAAGAAAAGACAACGAAAATTCTTTTTGTTATTCGAGTCAAGATCGCTCCCGAGCCATTTTATGAACCAATTCGACACCACTCTTATGTGGACTTATCTGCCTGTAATTTAGGAAATTACGAGTCGATCAAACTCGTTGAATGTACTAATTATTTAAATAGCGCTGAGTTCTCGTAAAGTAAAAATTGAGCCTCATGGCACATGCTTGATTGTCGACAAGCCCCCCGCTCGCTGCCTATCAATAACCGGACTACCCGAGTACGTTATTACGCTGACACCGTCTGCCGAGGCCGACAAATTTTCGGTTACATCCACGGTAGCATGACTGGCACCGTTCAGTGTCAAATCGGCTTTGGCAATGCGTAGCTGTTCGGCATAAACACGACTCGCTCCGTCTAGTTGGAAGTCAGCCTTCTGCGCTTTCCCCCGAAGCGTTACCGACGAAGCCGCCTGTAGCCTGACGGTGAGTTGCTGCACGTCGAGATCGGCCGTTAGTCGGCTGGCTTCGTTGAGCGAGACGGTAAGCTGATCCGCGACAACCGGTACGTCTGCGGTAATCGTGCAGGCAGTGTTGGCCTGAATCGACCGCAAGGCAGCCCGGTGAATGGTTACCGTAACGGGTTTGGTGTCGTTGAATTTGGCCTTGCGTGACAGACCAATGCGCAGTTCACCGCTATTAACGGCAATTTCTACGTAGGGCAAGACATTGTCTTCGCCTTCGAGAACCACCGTTCCGGGCGCTCCTTCGGCAATGTGTACCTTTATCGTAAAGTCGACCAGTAACCGGTCGTAGCTGGCTACCGTGCGGGTTTCCTCGATGGTTTTTCCGCTACCAACGATACCGCCACTGGTACGCTGGGCGAGCAAAGGCGCGCTGAAAAGCAGCAGGCTCAGTAACAGCAGGACGCGAGTGTTTTTCATAACAGCACTGGTTTTAACTTACTTTTTTTTGACAATGGGTTGACTGGCAGATAGTACCGAAACTGCTTTGTCCAGCACCACGTCCTTACCGCTGATCAGACTTTGCACGGTAGGCGCGACCAGCACGTCAGGGATCACCCCCACCCCAACGAAGTCGGTTCCATCGGCATAGGTGTCGCGTTTGGTACAGATGCGGGCCGAACCACCACCGGGCAGGGAAAACGACATAGGCTGACCGGTGGACCCAGTCGACGGCTCCCCAATAATGGGAATCCGGGTTGACTTTAACTGACGAATGATAATGAGGAAATCTTCGGCCGCCGACCCCGTGTTGTTGCCCGCCAGCACGACCACCGGCGCGCGTAGTCGGGGTTCACGAACAGAATTGTCGAAGGTCATCGTATCGCCTTTGTACCAGAAGTCGCCTTTGGCCGTTTTCAGTGCCCGCTGGTAAAAATCGCTTTTAGCCTCGGCCGAATCCAGTTTTTGCGTAGCGTAGTAGTTGCCCCAGGCTTTGAAGGCAGCCCGGTGTTCCCGCGTACGCCAGACCGACCCGACCAGCTTTTTCTCGTCGGTGAAATACTTCAGAATTTCGGCCCCGATACCCGTATCGCCACCACCGTTCTGCCGGATATCCAGGATTATCCCTTTAGCCGTCTGTAACTGGGGCAGCATCGCCTTGAATTCATTGACAATGGCTTCCCGGCCAAAGCTATTCAGTTCAACACGCGCGATACCATTGGGTAGCATCGTCAGCCGCGACAGTTGCCATTTGGCCGGGCTACTGCCATCGCCCAGTATCGCCTGCGACCCGTCGCGCTCGCGCTGGGAAAACAACCGCGAGTTAAACGAGATGACCTTTCCAGCCGGTGTTCGGAACGTCATGGGGTAAACCGTCGACGTATCCGTCGTGGCGCTCCATATATTCGTCAGCGCCGTATTCCATTTTTCATGGTCAGTCGACGCTGAGATATAGGGAATTACCTCCGTAGTCAGATACGACTGAACCGGCTGGTTGTTGACGGTCAGTAATTCGGAACCGATCGGTACGCTGTCCGACAAACCTTTCAGCACACGGGCGACATACGGTTTTTTGTCGATCAAAACAAATCGGAGCGGCACATAGGTCGAGTAGGTGTAGAGCGATTGGGGGGCGTTGATATTGGTATGCCCGTCTTTCAGGAGCGCGCAGAAGCGTGCGAGGGTTCGGTAGTAGTCGTAGGTGGTTTTGGTCGCCAGCACCTGCGGAATGAAGGCGTGGTAGGCGCTGTCCCAGTTGATGTGGGCTTTGTCGAAGTAAGCGAAGTTGTAGCTCGCTTCGGACCAGAATTTCGACAGACCAGCGATCTTGTCGGTATCCGACAGGTTGGCGGTACGACTCTGTGCGCTGGAAGACAACCAGCTCATACACAGGAACAAAGGCACTAGAAACAAGGAACTAGTTTTCATCGGTAGGCAGAATTTATGGTAGTTAACGGGCGCGGTTTTCTTCGTCGGCGCTTCCGGAAGTGCGGTTGGTCCGCGTAAAGGTCGAGCGGCCGAAGGCGTACGTAAATCGAATAGATAGCTGGCGGCTGTTGCGCTTCTGTAGCGTCCAGACGTCCAGGTTCTGGAACTGCCCATAGAACAGCTCCCGGTAGGTGTTCAACAGGTCGCTGGCGTTGAGTTGCAGGTTACCCGCTCCGCCCAGCACGCTTTTCTGTAACCCCAGCGACAGGCTTCCGTTGGAGGCCACAGTATAGATGTAATCGACGGTGGGCGAACTGTAGTAGTAGCTCAGATCGATTGTATAGCCTTTCCCCACCGTAAACGTGTGCCGGCCATCCAGGTAACAGCTCCACGCCTGCGAATCGATCTGCCCACCAGTCGGGTAAGCCGAGCGCGTCTGGGCGTACTGCACCTGCGCGTAATGCTGCGTCTTCCACCAGGGGGTCAGGGCGTGGGTAACGGCCACGTCGAACCAGGCCCGTTGCTGGGTGTTGAGGTTTACCCGCGTGTATCGAACGATTTTGGTCCGATCGTCCTGAATCGGTAATTGCACAAACACGTCCTTGTCCAGCCGGTAGTTCAGGCTAACCGTAATGGCGCGGTGGGTGTAGGTCAGGTCGGCGGTGTTGTTGGTGACGGGTAGCAGGAAGGGATTGCCTTCGGTATACATGTACGGATCGACGTACAGCGTAAAGGGATTCAGCTCCCAGAACGCCGGGCGACGCATTTTGCGGGTAAAGCCGGCCGACAGTACGTTGGCTTCGCTTAGTTTCCACTGCACATTCAGACTCGGTAACCAGCGGAAATAGCGCCGATTGATGACCTCATTTAGGGTCAGTGAGTTGCCCGTCGAACGGGTATCTTCAACACGTAGACCGGTGTTAAACTCGACCTTTCCAATCGTCCCGCTCCATTGCCCGTAGGCAGCCAGGATCGTCTCGTCGTACAAAAAGCGGTTGCTGCGCGACGGGTCGAAGACGAAGCCGGTAGCCGCCAGTGTGTCGTAGCGCAGGTCGCTGTCAGTCGTTGTCCAGGTCAGTTTGGTACCCGCTTCCAGCTTACCGGCCTTGCCCAGCGAATGGCTGTAATCCGTACGAAACGAACGAATGTAAATCGTACTGGGAAACTGCCCGGTCATGACCATCGGCGACCGCACAGCATTTCCTTCCGGCGTCAGGTAGTCGTTTCGAAAGTCCTGACTCTTCTGCGTCGCATACGACGCATAGTCCAGAAAAGCAGTTAGTTGGTCACCCCTGGCGTTGATGGTGCCTTTGTAGTTCAGATCGAGCGCCACGCTTTGATTGCGCCCTTGGGTTACGTTGAGCGTTTGCAGTAACTGCGTGTTAATCGTGTTGGCACTATAGTCCTGCTGCTGATTCAAGTTAGTCAGCCGGTCGATATTAGCGGTGCGGTTGCCTTTAACCAGCAGCCCGAACTGGTGCGCTGAATTAGGGGTAAAGTCAGCAGAGAACTGATAGGTCAGCGGCATAGCCGTTCGCTTGTACCACGAATCGGTCACAAATTCCGTTCGTGTGGTATCGCTTCGCACCACCCGATGTCCCAACCCCAGCAGGTAGTTGTTGTTGATGCTGTAGCCCAGTCGCCCGTAGTACGACCACTGCCGGGTTTTGTAGGTTGCACTGCCGCCCAGCTCTCCCCCGCTGTAGCGTTGATTTTGCAGGAAGCCACTGTACAGACTTCCTTTCCAGCCCAGCGTCTTGTCGCGTTTGAGTTTGATGTTGATCACCGCCCGCGTTTCGCCGTCAAACTGAGCCGAGGCATTGTTGATCACCTCGATCTGTTCGATATCGGATGCGGCCAACCCCCGCAGCTCTTCGGCCGTCAGCGGTAACTGCTTTCCTTCGATGTAAACGACTGGCGCGTATTGCCCCTTGACCGATATACTGCCATCCTGACTGACGATCAGCCCCGGTGCGCGCCGGAGCACGTCAAGCGCGTTAGTAGCAGTCTTAAAAAACGAGTTGGTTACGTTGAGTATCAGTTTACCCATCGACCGCTCAACCACGGGCCGCTCTCCTTTTACGGTCACTTCGTTCAGATTCCGGCTGTCGGCGCTAAGCTGCACACGCCCGACATCAACGAGCGATTCTACCGTTTCGACCGTATGCCGTTGACTAAAAAAGGGTCGATAGCCAAGCGCCGTAACCCGTAGGAGGTAGACGCCGGCGGACAGCTGTTGCAGCGTGAAGTGACCGGTGGAGTCAGCGATACCGCCTTTCACGAACGACGAATCGGCCGGTTGCAGCAGCGCGACGGTTGCGTATTCAACGGGTTGCTGGCGTTCGTTCAGGACAACCCCCGTCAGGCTACCCACCTGCCCTATGCAGCGCAGGGTGATCAACCAGAAGAGAGCGATAACCAATAGCGTTTTCATGATCTATGTCGTGCATTGTATCGCACAACCCAGACAGATCAAGCCGCATACCACAAAGTTAATTCATTCATTTACAACCCCTTCCCAAAAATGTCCAATGTGAAACTGTTCGAAAACGAGCACGTATCGTTCGGATACGAACAGGCTCAGTCGGTGCGCAGGGCGCGTGCCGGGTTGGTTCGGGCGGCTCGCAACGTATGCACCAGCACGGTTAGCAGCGTCGTTATCGTCACCAGCAGCAACCCCATTAGCAGCAGGTCGGGCGTGAACGCGATGTGGCTTTCGTATCGGCTTAGCCACTGATTCATCACCCACCAGACCACCGGCGTGGCCAGCCCGAACGCAATAGCCAGCAGGAGGGCAAATTCCCGCAAGAAAAGCCAGACGATGGCTCCTTCCGACGCACCCACCGCTTTCCGAATGGCAATCTCCCGCGTCCGGCGGCTGGTCAGAAAGATGACCAGGCCCAGCAAACCAACGGAGCCGATCCCGATGGCTACCCCTGCGGCTAGCTGTACGAACCGAAGTTGCTGGGCTTCCTCCGCGTAGAAATCCGTCATGATCACGTCCAGGTGTACCTCACCGTAGATATTGTTCGGGAAGTAGCGCTCCCAGACGGTCTGTACGCGGGCCATAATCGCGGCCTTCCGACCGGTTGCCAATCGTAGATGACAACTGCTAAAGCTGTGGTGATTGGTGAACAGCACCGTGGGTAGAATTGGACTTTTGAAACCACTTTGCCGCCAGTCACCTACCACCCCAATAATTGGCTTGGTAAGCGTGTCTCTGTACGGAATCGTCAACAGCTTACCAATCACTTGCTCCGGCGATGAGAAGCCCAGCATCCGAACGGCGGTTTCGTTAAGCAAAAAGCCACTGACCGTGTCGCGGTTCGGTAACTGTTGTCCGGCTAGCAGTTTGATGGCATAAATCGGTACATAGGCCGAATCAACGACCATCGTCACTAGTTGGTATGGCTCCACGGCCGGACGATCCGCGAATCGAACTGGGTACGTATTAATCGTACCACCAATGGGGGCCTTACTGCTATAACTGACAGCCTCAACCCCGTCGATTTGCAGCAATGCCCGCCGGAATTGAACGAGGTCCTGATTACCGTTCTGGTATACCGGAAAAGTGACGCGCTGGTCGGCATCAAAACCAGCGTCGGCCTGCAGCCAGAACGCCAACTGCCGGCTCATGACGATGACCGCTGTGACAAACGCCATGTTGATCGCCAGTTGCCCAATCACCAGCAGCCGACGCAGGGGCAAACCCTGAATCTGCTGCTGTGTGGCCTGTCCATTCAGCACCAGTACCGGTTTGAAGCCCGCCAGCACCAGCCCAGGGTACGTGCCCGCCAGCCCGGTAACCAGCCCGACCAGCATCAGCAGAAACCCCCAGTCGATCAGGTCCAGCCCGAACGGTACCGGCGTCTGCGTCCATTGCCGCAGAATGGGCAGAAACGAATAGGCCAATACGATCGCCATACCCGCGGCCAGGCTGGCAATCAGTGCCGTCTCGGTCAGGAACTGCCAGAATACGCGTCGACGCGTAGCCCCGATGACGCGCCGAACGCCAATTTCACGGCCCCGGCGCAGGGCCTGCGCGGTGGCCATATTGATGAAGTTGACACAGGCCGTCAGCAGGAGAAGCCCCCGATGGCGGCTAACACTAGCAGCACATCGCCCCGAATACCGGTATAGTAGTTAGGAGCGGTATGCTGGGCGGTCAACGGGAGCACCCGGTACTGGTATGTATTCAGACTAGCCGGATGCCGCTTCCGGTGGAAGGAAACCAGTTGCCGCTCCAGCCTGGTCACAGACTCGGCGGTTGGCAGCAACACCCAGCACTGCGTCGGTGAGCTGATGCCAGCCCACTGATCCAGCGCTGTTCCGCTGTGAGCGTAATACTCCAGCGTTTTGTAGGAAACAAACAGTTCGTAGGGTTGGTCGGTATTGTCCGGCAGGTCAGCCAGTAGACCGGTGATGGTCAATTCCAGCCGGTTGTTCATGCACAGGCGCCGACCGATGGGATTGCCCACACCAAAGTACTTACGCGCCAGCCGCTTCGTCACGACGGCGGTAAACGGCTGGCGCAACGACGTATCGGGCGACCCGCTCAGCCAGGTATAGTCCAGGATGCGAAAGTAATCCGGCTCGACATACGCCATCGTCCGGGCTTCGGTGAACTTGTCGGTTAGTTGGCCGGCCCGGCTTTCTACCTGAATCAACCGATACTCCTGCCCAATGACCATCGCCACCGCCGTCAGCCAGGGCATATCCTGACGCAAGGCAGGCCCGACGGGCGTCGGAATCCCCGATGAGTAGCTTACCGTGCGCTCATGCAGTTCGGTTACCAGCCGTACGACGCGGTCGGTCTGTCGGTGGTACCGGTCGACGCTTTGATGAAACCGGATGTACCAGAACAACAGCAGGCAACTACCAATGGCCAGCGCCAGACTCACCGTATTCAGGGCCACGTAAGCCGGATGCCGGCGCAGCGTACCGAACGCGTATCGAAAGCCAGTCATGCGCATCAGTCCATCAGTTGTCCGTCGAGCATCCGCACGATCCGGTGGGCATACAGCGCATCCAGTTCGGAGTGGGTGACCATAATGATTGTTGTGCCAGCCTCGTTGATGTCCGTCAGCAGGCGCATAACAGCTTCCCGGTTTACCGAGTCGAGATTACCCGTCGGCTCGTCGGCCAGCAGCAACGACGGCCCGACGGCCAGCGCCCGGGCGATGGCGGTTCGTTGCTGCTGGCCGCCCGACAACTGAGCCGGGCGGTGGTGTCGGCGGTGCATCAGCCGCAACTGCTCAAGCAGGTCGGTCACGCGCCGGCTCCGTTCCTGGCTGGCCACCCCTGCATACACCAACGGCAGCTCTACGTTTTCGTAAATACTCAATTCATCGATCAGGTTGAAGCGCTGAAAAATGATGCCGATATGCCGATGCCGAAATTGGTCTTTCTGCCGCTCAGACAGCCGCGTTACATCCGTCTGGTTAAACACGTATTGCCCGTCATCAATATCATCGAGCAACCCCAATAGATTCAGCAGGGTCGATTTACCGCAGCCCGACGGCCCCATAATCGCCACAAACTCCCCCGCCTGAACCACCAGCGATAGATTCATTAACACCGCCGTTTCGTGCGCGGCCGACGGGTACGTTTTCTGGATGTGGCGCAGTTCGATCACGGCAAGTCGGGCAACGTCGCTGGATGTTGTATCTTTCCAGTCAAATATAGATGCTTTCGACCAACGCTCAAGCCGGTGCCCGTCGGTTCGGTTGTGGCCTGAGCAGCGGGCTATGTGGTTTCCTATGGCAGTACAGTTACTTAAAAAAGCGTCGGTGCTGGTGGTGGATGACGACACGGATGTGCTGACGTCGATGGCCATGCTGCTGCGTCCCGAAGTCCGGGTTGTTCAGACCGAAAAGAACCCGGAACGACTACCGGCGCTGCTCCGGCAGGAGACCTTCGACCTGGTTCTGCTCGACATGAATTACCACCGGTCAGTCAACACCAGCAACGAAGGGCTTTACTGGCTTCAGCAACTGCGTACGCTGGCTCCGGCATCGGCGGTGGTGTTGATTACCGCCTATGCCGACATTAACCTGGCCATCCGGGGCCTGAAAGACGGAGCCGCCGACTTCGTTGTCAAACCCTGGCGCAACGATAAACTACTGGCGTCGCTGGACGAGGCCCTGACCCGACGCCAGCTCACCAACAAATCGCACCGTCAGTTGCCTAAACCGGCGGTATCACCCCTACTCGGCGAGTCGACGACCATGCAGACGCTGCGCCGTACTATCGAGAAGATCGCGCCCACCGATGCCAACGTGCTGATTCTGGGCGAGAACGGTACGGGCAAGGATGTCGTTGCCCGGCTGATTCATGCCCAGTCGATGCGGGCCAGTCAGCCATTCGTTGGCGTCGATTTGGGGGCACTGAGCGAGCCGCTGCTGGAATCCGAGTTGTTTGGCTACGTGAAAGGCGCCTTCACCGACGCCCGGCAGGATCGGGCGGGGCGGTTTGAAGCGGCAGCGGGCGGCACGCTCTTTCTGGATGAAATCGGTAATCTGTCTCTGCCCGGACAGACCAAGCTGCTGACGGCCCTGCAACAGCGACAGATCACGCGGCTGGGTAGTCACACGCCGATTCCGGTCGACGTGCGGGTGGTGTCGGCGACCAATGCGCCTATTCAGCACCTCGTACAGACCGACCGGTTCCGGAAAGATCTGGTCTACCGCCTGAACACCATCGAGCTGACATTGCCCCCCCTGCGCGAACGCGGAGACGACGTTCGGTTGCTGGCGGCACATTTCCTCGAACAGTACGCGACCAAATACGGGAAACCTACCCCCCGACTGGAAGGGCGAGCCCTGGCACGGCTGCTAAACTACCGGTTTCCAGGCAACGTCCGGGAGCTTCAGCATACGATGGAGCGGGCCGTTGTTATGAGCGAATCCGAGGTGCTGACCGCCGAGGATCTAGTGTTTTCATCGGTCGAAACAACCCTGACTGCCGGGCCGGAAACAACCCGGCTAGCGGAACTGGAGAAAGGAACGATTCAGAAGGTCGTCGACAAACATCACGGCAACATCACCAAGGCCGCCAAAGAGCTGGGTATCACCCGAATGGCGCTGTACCGGCGGCTGGGCAAATACGATTTGTGAGATGAACACGTCTGATTTCGCCCTCCCCTGCGCGCGAGTTTACTGCTGCTTACCCTGACCGGACTGGCCTACGCCCTGGTGACCCGGCAACCCGTTTACTGGCTGCCGGCATTACTGGTTGGGGGTGGACAGGTTGGGGAGCTGATGTATTACCTGAACCGACAGAACCGGGAGCTAACCGACTTTCTGGACGCGCTCCGCTGCCAGGATTTTTCGAGTAATCTGAGCGCCATTCACGCGCCGACTTCCGTTCGACAGGCGCGGCAGTTACTGAATCAGATCAATCAGACGTTCAGCGCCCTGACCCGCGAGAAAGAAGCCCAGCATTTGTATTTGCAGAACGTGCTGGCGCTGGTAAACACAGGCATCCTGTCGTATCGCGACGATGATCTGACGGTGGGCTGGATGAACGAATCCCTAAAACGATTCCTTCAGGTGCCTTACGTCAAAACGCTGGAAGGGGTCCGACGTCGTAATCCGGCCCTGCACGCGCAGTTGCTGTCGCTACGACCGGGGGAAAACAAGGTGTTCAAAATGGGCGCTCAGGCCGTACTATTGTCTGCTACAGCCTTCACGGATGAGACCGGCCGGTGGCGGCTGATTGCCTTTCAGCCCATGAGCGAAGCGCTGGAGGCAAATGAAGCGCTGGCCTACCAGAAAATTCTGCGGGTGCTCAACCACGAAATTATGAACTCGATTGCGCCCATTGCGTCGCTAGCGGAAACGCTGCACCAACGGCTGCATACGGAACAGGGCACAGTCGATGAGCTACGGACGGGCATTGGCATTATCCGCGCGCGCAGCGAGGGTTTACTCCAGTTTTCGCAGACCTATCGGAACCTGAGTAAATTCTCTGCTGCGTCGCTTCAGCCGGTGCGTATCATCGACCTAATCGAAGCCGTACTGACGCTGTTCGATCCTACCCTCACTCAACGCGGCATCGACCCGGACGTCATCGTACCCGACATGGACCTGATCGTACTGGCCGACCCGGTGTTGATCGAGCAGGTACTCATTAACCTGCTTACCAACGCGCTGGACGCGCTGCGTAATCAGCCTACCCCAACACTAGCCATCACCGCAGCGCGCAACGACGATAACCGCCCGCTGGTTTCCGTAACAGACAACGGGCCGGGTATTCCCGACGACCTGATCGACGAGATTTTTATCCCCTTTTTCACGACCAAACAGCACGGCAGTGGCATCGGCCTCAGTTTGTCGCGTCAGATCATGCAGTTGCACCGGGGCAGTATTCAACTGCAATCAACAATTGGACAGGGCAGCACCTTCAGCTTATTATTTAGTGCAGTATAGTCAGCCCAAGATAACCAAGTTCAATCTGAAGCCTTTCATTGAACGATTCAATCAAGACTGTAATTTGTATTCAATAGAGAAATAATTGATT of Spirosoma rhododendri contains these proteins:
- a CDS encoding sigma-54-dependent transcriptional regulator; translation: MAVQLLKKASVLVVDDDTDVLTSMAMLLRPEVRVVQTEKNPERLPALLRQETFDLVLLDMNYHRSVNTSNEGLYWLQQLRTLAPASAVVLITAYADINLAIRGLKDGAADFVVKPWRNDKLLASLDEALTRRQLTNKSHRQLPKPAVSPLLGESTTMQTLRRTIEKIAPTDANVLILGENGTGKDVVARLIHAQSMRASQPFVGVDLGALSEPLLESELFGYVKGAFTDARQDRAGRFEAAAGGTLFLDEIGNLSLPGQTKLLTALQQRQITRLGSHTPIPVDVRVVSATNAPIQHLVQTDRFRKDLVYRLNTIELTLPPLRERGDDVRLLAAHFLEQYATKYGKPTPRLEGRALARLLNYRFPGNVRELQHTMERAVVMSESEVLTAEDLVFSSVETTLTAGPETTRLAELEKGTIQKVVDKHHGNITKAAKELGITRMALYRRLGKYDL
- a CDS encoding sensor histidine kinase gives rise to the protein MTRQPVYWLPALLVGGGQVGELMYYLNRQNRELTDFLDALRCQDFSSNLSAIHAPTSVRQARQLLNQINQTFSALTREKEAQHLYLQNVLALVNTGILSYRDDDLTVGWMNESLKRFLQVPYVKTLEGVRRRNPALHAQLLSLRPGENKVFKMGAQAVLLSATAFTDETGRWRLIAFQPMSEALEANEALAYQKILRVLNHEIMNSIAPIASLAETLHQRLHTEQGTVDELRTGIGIIRARSEGLLQFSQTYRNLSKFSAASLQPVRIIDLIEAVLTLFDPTLTQRGIDPDVIVPDMDLIVLADPVLIEQVLINLLTNALDALRNQPTPTLAITAARNDDNRPLVSVTDNGPGIPDDLIDEIFIPFFTTKQHGSGIGLSLSRQIMQLHRGSIQLQSTIGQGSTFSLLFSAV